The DNA segment GACGACCGCCAGCGTTTCCTGCCCTCCCGGTGTTTTGGATGCATCAAAACGGACTTCTTCAACATGGCTGCCATCATAACTCATGGACTCAAACAGTCAAAGCCTTACAGCTTAATGATGAAGGCAGTGACAAGTCCCATAGCAGGCATTCCAGATGAGGTGCTTGAGGGGATGTACAGTTATCTAGGCTGTCGTGGTAATAAGGAACTACTCGACAAATGGTTACAGATCCAGGTCGATTATGGCATAGCTTACCTTACCTGATGGACAAGTCGCCCACATGGGGAGGGTCTTTCTACGGCCCAGGCTTTCTTGAGCGGCGCGACGATGTGATTCTCATGGAGCAAGAACAGGCTCGGTTGAACGAAGAGGAGGCTCGTaggaagagagaagaaaagggtaTCGAGGTGAAAGTGAAGAGAATGCACTATGCCTTTGCTCGTGATATTGGACCATACGACAGTTACTTGTTCTATAAGAAAATTGAGGTGGGCGAACTCTGGCATGGACTACTTGAGCCGAGGCAGCTCTACAGATTCCACGAACTACAGGGCCGACTGACTGGGAATGAATACAAGGGGACGCGCAGCGACTTGCAAGAGAGGATCGGGCGCGAATTTACACGAAACCTTCGCAGCTAGGGACCAGAGACTGGAATGGTGGTCGACTCAAACAACCTGAAAAGTCAGATCATGATATTCAGCAGTCCGCGGGCGGCCGGATTTGTACGCAACAAGCTGGAAGCTGATGAATCAAAATCGGCTTACCAATCCTTCTACTGGACTAGTCTCGATGTCGAAATAGATGCCTCGGATCTTGGCATCAACCCCACCCGATGTGGGTGTCTTCATCCACCCAACATCTTCTGCGTCCTTCTCCCGCGggatccaccaccaccaagtgACGTCGAAAAACGTCACCAACTGGCCATGGATACCCCACCGAGCTTTCCAGGTCGAATCACGATATAAACACCAGCATCTGCCCCTCGTTttcacctcaccatcaccgccatcatcacgAGAATAACAACCCCTTCACACCATCATAAATATACCCAACCCTTACTTTTACACCAAACAAACAGCCAAAATGTCCGACAAAGtccaaaacaaaaccctcctcttcaaaaAGGTCCCCACCAACGCCCCCATCCCAGGGGAGCACCTCGCCGTCGAACCCGTCCCCTTCgacctcaaaccccccaaaggAGGCCTCACCGTCgccgtcctctccgcctcctaCGACCCCTACCTCCGCGGAAAGATGCGcgacccctccatcaagTCATACTCCCCGCCCTTCCTAGTTGGCgagcccatcaccaacgacaccGTCTCCAAAGTGATCCGCTCTGATACCCCTGACTTTGCCGAGGGGGATCTGATCGTTGCTTACCTCCCCCTGGCGGAATACGCCCACTTGAGCGCTGACCAGCTGAAAAACGGAACGATCAGGCGCAGGGTTGATATCAAGAACTCCAAGATTGGGAAGGACctggggttgtttttgggacCGTTGGGGATGCCGGGGTTGACAGCTTGGAGTTCGTATCATGAGATTGGGCAGccgaagaagggggagacgaTTTTCATCAGTTCGGCTGCGGGCGCGGTTGGGCAGGTTGTTGGGCAGGTTGCTAAGCGGGAGGGACTCAGGGTTATTGGATCGGTTGGTGCAGATGAGAAACTCGATTTTATCCTCAACGAGcttgggtttgatggggggTTCAACTACAAGACTGAAAACCCGTTTGATGCCCTCAAGCGGCTCGCGCCGGATGGGGTGGATATCTACTTTGAGAATGTCGGTGGGGAGCAGCTCGAGGCTGCGATTGAGGCGATGAACCAGCATGGAAGGATTATTGCTTGCGGGATGATTAGCCAGTACAGTGTTCCTGACGAACAAAAGTATGGGGTCAAGAATCTGTTCAAGGTGGTGAGCAAAAGGATCACGATGAGGGGCTTTATTGTTTATGACAAGGGGT comes from the Podospora pseudocomata strain CBS 415.72m chromosome 5, whole genome shotgun sequence genome and includes:
- a CDS encoding hypothetical protein (EggNog:ENOG503NVQ4; COG:S), which gives rise to MSDKVQNKTLLFKKVPTNAPIPGEHLAVEPVPFDLKPPKGGLTVAVLSASYDPYLRGKMRDPSIKSYSPPFLVGEPITNDTVSKVIRSDTPDFAEGDLIVAYLPLAEYAHLSADQLKNGTIRRRVDIKNSKIGKDLGLFLGPLGMPGLTAWSSYHEIGQPKKGETIFISSAAGAVGQVVGQVAKREGLRVIGSVGADEKLDFILNELGFDGGFNYKTENPFDALKRLAPDGVDIYFENVGGEQLEAAIEAMNQHGRIIACGMISQYSVPDEQKYGVKNLFKVVSKRITMRGFIVYDKGFADKYGEEHQRKMQEWLAEGSYKAKLSVTEGIDNAAEGLVGMLEGKNFGKAVLKIRDLEE